Sequence from the Acropora muricata isolate sample 2 chromosome 10, ASM3666990v1, whole genome shotgun sequence genome:
TTTCCTTGGGGAAGTTGTTTGCCTGTACATCACGCCATTTGCCGAGACCTTCTTCGGCGCGTGCATCTGGTCCATTGCTGCGATCGCAGCGGAACGATACGTGAAAGTCGCTTGGCATAAAACGCTACCGCACCTGGGAAGGCGTCCATCGCGACGAATTGTTTGCATTGTGGTCTTAATCTGGTTGGTTTCCTTCTTGATAGCTGGCCTCCCGCCATACGTCTTCTATACATACAAGAGTGTCACTCGAGAATGTTATGCTGATTACACACCAAAAGTTTTTCGCACAGTGACCATAGTCAATGCAATATCCCTATTTTTTCTTCCTCTCTGTATTATTACCTTTAGCTACCAGAGAATAAGCAAAGTGGTGGGACAACGAGCTCTCAGACTTCAAGATCAAACACCAAATTCGTCGCTAGAAGCATCACTTCAGACTATAAAGAAAAACACAGACGCCATTGTGATTcagacaagaaaaacaaagcgaATTCTCAAACCGCTTGTCATTTTGTTCTCCTTCACTATGCTACCGTACCATTTGTTTGCACTACTTATGGCTTGTGCCGACATGAGCACGTTTCCTAAAGACTTAAGCCAAACTGATATCATTGTTCTCCTAACCTTTTGCGTTGCGATCAACTCGGCAGCAGACCCGTTTGTATACTGCATTATGAATAACGATTTTCGTCGGGAAATCAAAACTGCTTTGTCTCGTTGCCTTCGAGGAAGACTCGGAACCTGGAGGCGAAGCTTCCGGACGGCAAACTTTAGCAGCCTACAGATTTCAAAAGGGTCGGCGGGGATAACAAATGAGACATTCGTCCAAACACATCATGAAACACATTTGTAGGGTGAGTGTAAGAAAAACTTGATAATAAAGTAAGGTGTGGCAGTTGCAGATAAAATCCGACGTCAGCTTAAACCCTGTTTTTCTCGGTATCATGTTTGATTCGCATTTTACCTGGGTTGTTCTAAGGTCTTAATATTAAGTCAAGAAACTTGAAATATCTGTTGTAttttataattaatatta
This genomic interval carries:
- the LOC136931986 gene encoding galanin receptor type 2-like translates to MSKLAFHLNKTKQERAASFKGGLSPTKTKPSDKRSNNKMSNNSTQDSGSDSPKELVIFRLVFQIAVDVLGATGNVVVIAKIIRGTNAFSVMTPYILSLAFADLGILLINYPLAILKIHFSGEFFLGEVVCLYITPFAETFFGACIWSIAAIAAERYVKVAWHKTLPHLGRRPSRRIVCIVVLIWLVSFLIAGLPPYVFYTYKSVTRECYADYTPKVFRTVTIVNAISLFFLPLCIITFSYQRISKVVGQRALRLQDQTPNSSLEASLQTIKKNTDAIVIQTRKTKRILKPLVILFSFTMLPYHLFALLMACADMSTFPKDLSQTDIIVLLTFCVAINSAADPFVYCIMNNDFRREIKTALSRCLRGRLGTWRRSFRTANFSSLQISKGSAGITNETFVQTHHETHL